A section of the Paramisgurnus dabryanus chromosome 4, PD_genome_1.1, whole genome shotgun sequence genome encodes:
- the LOC135735513 gene encoding uncharacterized protein — protein sequence MERSRVTVSALIYVLLFSQTIIYGAEVEMKVRPGDNITLHCYCPVTHFNIAWIRNCSHEHQPSLIIKYLTILEEKIPRFSFPPNINSFDLHITNITVSDLGLYYCAEYEKKINDDTSYYYCGNQTTRLSLAVSSGPFTTVSPPPPISDCFLHRTLLVGVCVVCFLLCFICVYCLCQRKTTGYESAKMLTVNVMKMDSTEKHQCDVSKTGKFCHHSEVTYRLLPSVHNYEKM from the exons ATGGAGAGATCAAGAGTTACTGTTAGCGCACTTATAT ATGTTTTATTGTTCAGTCAGACAATAATCTATGGAGCAGAAGTTGAGATGAAGGTCCGACCAGGAGACAACATCACTCTTCACTGTTACTGTCCTGTAACTCATTTCAACATTGCATGGATAAGAAACTGCTCTCATGAACATCAACCCTCTCTCATAATTAAATATTTGACGATTCTAGAAGAAAAAATCCCACGATTTAGCTTTCCTCCCAACATTAATTCTTTTGATCTACATATTACTAACATTACAGTCTCTGATCTGGGACTTTACTACTGTGCTGAATATGAGAAAAAGATCAATGATGACACTTCATACTATTATTGTGGAAACCAAACAACACGTCTTTCTCTTGCTG TGTCTTCTGGACCCTTCACCACCgtctctcctcctcctcctaTATCAGACTGTTTCCTCCACAGGACGCTGTTGGTcggtgtttgtgttgtgtgttttctcCTCTGCTTCATCTGTGTGTACTGCCTCTGTCAGAGGAAAACTACAG GTTATGAGAGTGCAAAGATGCTCACAGTAAATGTTATGAAG ATGGATTCGACAGAGAAACATCAATGTGATGTGAGTAAGACTGGAAAGTTCTGCCATCATTCTGAAGTCACTTATAGACTCCTGCCATCTGTACATAACTATGAAAAGATGTGA